In Wolbachia endosymbiont (group B) of Germaria angustata, the following are encoded in one genomic region:
- a CDS encoding APC family permease has translation MSNKIGFLAIFALVISSQIGSGIFMLPISLAPYGAYSLISWVISGFGAISLALVFASLCAKFPETGGPHIYVKHAFGSTAAFFVGWTYWVSSWVSSTAVTIASIGYLAPLFHNDIQDIRLLLEITLILAIMLINLRGVTTAGHVELLLTIVKIIALLAIPIAGLFFFDRNNFVVSEEVSNFTMSQVLARSTLLTLWCFIGLESATAPAGSVNNPSKTIPRAIVLGTICVAVIYFINSLSIMGLISGHDLASSKAPYVDAVKIMLPGNWHLIISVIAFIVSVSNLNAWFLADGQVTLGLAEDKLMPQFFAKKNKYDAPFWGIILSTLGVLVLLILTSNKSFAEQVTSIIDISVVSFLFIYLACSLAFLKVNIQDKSYCKFLIGGVAVSFCCWIIYETSIKTLLISSLFPLSGTLIYLLWYHKLKT, from the coding sequence GTGTCAAATAAAATAGGCTTTTTGGCTATTTTCGCCTTGGTGATCAGTAGCCAAATCGGCTCTGGAATTTTTATGCTCCCAATTAGCCTTGCACCATACGGCGCTTATAGCCTCATAAGCTGGGTTATATCAGGATTTGGTGCTATATCTCTTGCTTTAGTTTTTGCTTCACTCTGCGCAAAATTTCCAGAAACGGGTGGTCCTCATATTTATGTGAAACATGCCTTTGGCTCTACAGCAGCTTTTTTTGTTGGCTGGACATATTGGGTAAGCTCGTGGGTAAGCTCAACAGCTGTGACAATTGCAAGTATCGGTTATTTAGCCCCGCTTTTTCATAATGATATACAAGATATACGTTTGCTTTTAGAAATAACATTAATTTTAGCTATCATGCTAATAAACTTAAGAGGGGTAACTACTGCTGGGCATGTTGAGCTTCTTCTGACCATTGTTAAAATTATCGCACTTCTTGCAATACCCATAGCAGGATTATTTTTCTTTGATAGAAATAATTTTGTTGTAAGTGAGGAAGTATCAAACTTTACGATGTCTCAAGTCCTTGCGCGCTCTACACTCCTTACTCTATGGTGTTTTATTGGACTTGAATCAGCAACGGCACCTGCAGGATCTGTCAATAATCCCTCTAAAACAATACCAAGGGCCATTGTACTCGGAACAATTTGTGTTGCTGTTATATATTTCATCAATAGCCTTTCAATCATGGGGTTAATAAGCGGTCACGACCTAGCAAGTTCAAAAGCACCATATGTTGACGCAGTAAAAATTATGCTTCCAGGTAATTGGCATTTGATAATTTCTGTTATTGCTTTTATTGTCTCTGTAAGTAATTTAAATGCTTGGTTTTTAGCTGATGGACAGGTCACCTTGGGCCTTGCAGAAGATAAGTTAATGCCGCAATTTTTTGCAAAAAAAAACAAGTACGATGCTCCATTCTGGGGAATAATACTCAGTACTTTAGGGGTGTTAGTTTTACTTATCTTAACGTCAAACAAAAGTTTTGCTGAGCAAGTAACTTCAATAATTGATATCTCTGTGGTGTCATTTTTGTTTATCTACTTAGCATGTAGCCTTGCTTTTCTCAAAGTTAATATACAAGACAAAAGCTACTGCAAATTTTTAATTGGAGGTGTGGCTGTATCTTTTTGCTGTTGGATAATATACGAGACTTCTATAAAAACATTGTTAATATCAAGTCTATTCCCTTTAAGCGGAACACTTATTTATCTACTTTGGTATCATAAACTAAAAACTTAA
- a CDS encoding APC family permease — protein MSNKIGFWAVFALVISSQIGSGVFMLPISLAPYGAYSLISWMISGAGAVSLALVFATLCAKFPETGGPHVYVKHTFGPAAAFFVGWTYWVISWVSTTALIVVGVGYLTPFFHEDIKSMRLFLELLLFTIITLINLRGIATAGHVEFLLTVVKVAVLLAIPVAALFFFDRNNFIISEEILSLTTSQILARSTLLTLWCFIGLELATAPAGSVDNPAKTIPKAVVLGTVCVAVIYFINNFAIMGLINGNNLASSRAPYVDAIKIMFSGNWHLIVSIVAFIFCVGSLNAWVLSSGQVAFGLAEDRLMPKFFAKRNKHGSPFLGITVSSIGTAILLILTSNNNFAQQITSIIDFSVISFLFVYLACCFAFLKVIIQERSCYKLLIGSIATTFCCWVILETPVGTLLISSLFTASGIPIYLFWYCKTSVQQIQ, from the coding sequence GTGTCAAATAAAATAGGTTTTTGGGCTGTTTTTGCTTTAGTCATTAGTAGTCAGATCGGCTCTGGGGTTTTTATGCTTCCAATTAGCCTTGCTCCATATGGCGCTTATAGCCTTATAAGTTGGATGATATCAGGAGCTGGTGCTGTGTCTCTTGCGCTAGTTTTTGCTACGCTATGTGCAAAGTTTCCAGAAACAGGAGGTCCTCACGTTTATGTGAAACATACTTTTGGTCCTGCTGCAGCGTTCTTTGTTGGTTGGACATATTGGGTAATCTCATGGGTTAGTACAACAGCTTTAATAGTTGTGGGTGTTGGCTATCTTACACCATTTTTCCATGAAGATATCAAAAGTATGCGTTTATTTTTAGAGCTGTTGTTATTTACAATCATTACATTAATAAATTTAAGGGGAATAGCTACTGCAGGGCACGTTGAGTTTCTGCTCACGGTTGTGAAGGTTGCTGTATTGCTTGCAATACCTGTAGCAGCGTTGTTTTTTTTCGATAGAAATAATTTTATCATAAGTGAAGAAATATTAAGTCTTACAACATCGCAAATTCTTGCGCGCTCTACACTCCTTACTTTATGGTGTTTTATTGGACTTGAATTGGCAACAGCACCTGCAGGGTCAGTTGATAATCCAGCTAAAACTATACCAAAAGCTGTGGTGCTTGGCACAGTTTGTGTTGCTGTTATATATTTTATCAACAATTTTGCGATTATGGGATTGATCAATGGCAACAATTTAGCAAGTTCAAGAGCACCATATGTTGATGCGATAAAAATTATGTTTTCTGGTAATTGGCATTTAATTGTTTCTATAGTTGCATTCATTTTTTGTGTTGGCAGTCTAAATGCCTGGGTTTTATCTAGTGGACAAGTTGCTTTTGGTCTTGCAGAAGATAGACTAATGCCAAAATTCTTTGCTAAAAGGAACAAGCATGGCTCTCCTTTTTTGGGAATAACAGTTAGTTCAATTGGAACTGCAATTTTACTAATTCTCACTTCAAACAACAATTTTGCCCAGCAGATTACGTCGATTATTGACTTTTCTGTAATTTCATTTTTGTTCGTTTATCTTGCGTGCTGTTTTGCCTTTCTAAAGGTTATTATACAGGAGAGGAGTTGTTATAAGCTTTTAATTGGTAGCATAGCAACAACCTTTTGTTGTTGGGTGATATTAGAAACCCCTGTAGGTACTCTGCTGATTTCGAGCCTGTTCACTGCAAGTGGCATACCCATTTATTTATTTTGGTACTGCAAAACTTCTGTGCAACAAATTCAGTAG
- a CDS encoding aspartate-semialdehyde dehydrogenase: protein MGYKIAVIGATGRVGREVLSALAEFQDKGKISIDSVVAFASKKSEGKKVSFGDEELTVLDLENYDFVGINIAIFCAGSHVSERYVPIATEAGCIVVDNTSRFRMKEGVPLVIPEINKDKITEYKNHNIISNPNCTTIQMLLALHLLHQKAKIKRIVASTYQSTSGVGKAAMDELYNQTKKIFMNEAKKPEIFPKQIAFNCIPHIGEFMEDGSTKEEWKMQEEAKKILEEDIKVTATCVRVPVLVGHAIAVNVEFDQHITEEEAREMLSEDDGVLVQDKREDGGYMTQIDVVQEDAVYISRIRQDDTVKHGLNMWIVADNLRKGAALNIVQILEILIKEHL, encoded by the coding sequence ATGGGATATAAAATTGCTGTTATTGGAGCAACAGGAAGAGTAGGGCGTGAGGTATTAAGCGCCCTTGCCGAGTTTCAAGACAAAGGAAAAATTTCAATAGATTCTGTTGTTGCTTTTGCATCAAAAAAATCAGAGGGAAAAAAGGTAAGTTTCGGCGATGAAGAATTAACCGTCTTAGACCTTGAGAACTACGATTTTGTTGGAATTAATATAGCAATTTTCTGTGCTGGGTCTCATGTTTCCGAGAGATACGTACCGATTGCAACTGAAGCTGGATGTATTGTCGTAGATAATACCTCTCGTTTTAGGATGAAAGAAGGCGTGCCACTAGTTATTCCAGAGATCAACAAAGATAAAATTACGGAGTATAAAAACCATAACATAATATCTAATCCAAACTGTACTACAATACAAATGTTGTTGGCATTACATTTATTACACCAAAAAGCAAAAATAAAGAGAATCGTTGCTTCAACTTATCAATCAACTTCTGGTGTAGGTAAAGCAGCAATGGATGAGCTTTACAATCAGACAAAAAAAATCTTTATGAATGAAGCTAAAAAACCTGAAATATTTCCTAAGCAAATAGCATTTAATTGCATTCCTCATATAGGAGAGTTCATGGAAGATGGTTCTACAAAAGAGGAGTGGAAAATGCAAGAGGAGGCAAAAAAAATTTTAGAAGAGGATATAAAAGTAACTGCAACTTGTGTCCGAGTACCTGTTCTTGTTGGTCATGCTATAGCAGTAAATGTAGAATTTGATCAGCATATAACTGAAGAAGAAGCTCGTGAAATGCTCAGTGAAGACGATGGAGTTTTAGTGCAAGATAAGCGCGAAGATGGTGGATATATGACTCAGATTGATGTTGTGCAAGAGGATGCCGTATACATATCGCGTATTAGACAAGACGATACCGTTAAACACGGATTAAATATGTGGATAGTAGCTGATAATCTACGCAAAGGTGCAGCACTAAATATAGTGCAGATCTTGGAGATCTTGATCAAAGAGCATTTATAG
- a CDS encoding 5-(carboxyamino)imidazole ribonucleotide synthase translates to MNKTDPLDKKVIGIIGSGQLGKMTAIAAIKLGHKTHIFASTKNDPACSVADDLTIADFCDKRALESFAQSVDLVTIESENIPCSAIDIVSQHTDFYPGKKALHISQNRLREKDFIRDLSIKTADYKSIQNYNQLLESSETFSYPVRLKTTEMGYDGKGQYVIENDSELKQFASFDWNKEYILEESVDLLKEVSIVVARDKNSKVAFFPIAENHHVDRILNTSIAPAKIDNKLAQEVQKTAEKIATALDVVGILAIEFFITQNHELLVNELAPRPHNSCHWSLDACNVSQFEQLVRIICGLSMQEVVLRFPCMTKNIIGNDIYNSHKYLSNEKASLTIYGKKEVRDKRKMGHVNIDLSY, encoded by the coding sequence ATGAACAAAACAGATCCACTGGATAAAAAAGTGATAGGAATAATAGGAAGTGGGCAATTAGGTAAAATGACTGCTATCGCTGCAATAAAACTTGGGCACAAAACGCATATTTTTGCCAGTACTAAAAACGATCCAGCTTGTTCTGTTGCTGATGATTTAACAATAGCAGACTTCTGTGATAAGAGGGCACTTGAATCTTTTGCACAGAGTGTGGATTTAGTCACTATTGAGTCTGAAAATATTCCATGTAGTGCAATTGATATTGTGTCGCAGCATACAGATTTTTATCCAGGTAAAAAGGCGTTACACATTTCGCAAAATAGGCTGAGAGAGAAAGATTTTATTAGAGATTTAAGCATAAAAACTGCTGATTACAAAAGTATACAAAATTATAATCAGCTACTAGAAAGTAGTGAAACTTTTAGCTATCCAGTGAGGCTAAAAACAACAGAAATGGGTTATGATGGAAAAGGACAATATGTGATTGAAAATGATTCTGAACTGAAGCAATTTGCTTCCTTCGATTGGAATAAAGAGTACATTCTTGAAGAAAGTGTTGATTTACTGAAAGAGGTTTCAATAGTCGTTGCAAGAGATAAAAACAGTAAAGTAGCTTTTTTTCCTATAGCAGAGAATCACCACGTTGACAGAATACTTAATACTTCAATAGCACCAGCTAAAATAGATAATAAATTAGCCCAAGAGGTACAAAAAACTGCAGAGAAAATAGCAACTGCACTTGATGTAGTAGGAATTCTAGCTATTGAATTTTTCATCACTCAAAATCATGAATTACTAGTTAATGAACTGGCCCCAAGACCCCACAATTCTTGCCACTGGAGCTTGGATGCATGCAACGTTAGTCAATTCGAGCAGCTAGTTAGGATAATATGCGGGCTATCTATGCAGGAAGTAGTATTACGCTTTCCTTGCATGACAAAAAATATAATAGGTAATGATATATATAATTCTCACAAATATTTGAGCAACGAAAAAGCTAGTTTAACCATATATGGGAAAAAAGAGGTTAGGGACAAGCGTAAAATGGGACATGTCAATATAGATTTAAGTTATTGA
- the apaG gene encoding Co2+/Mg2+ efflux protein ApaG yields the protein MTMKYTLITNSVEVTVLPIYIEEQSIPYENCYVWMYNVKIKNKSSSTIQLLSRYWQIIDHKGKINEIAGVGVVGEQPVIKSGEVFKYTSGTYLNTPSGIMQGKYEFLNEESIKTFDVMIPLFSLDSPYVNTRPH from the coding sequence ATGACCATGAAATACACACTTATTACTAATTCTGTTGAAGTTACAGTTTTGCCAATTTACATTGAAGAGCAATCCATTCCTTATGAAAATTGTTACGTATGGATGTATAATGTTAAGATAAAAAACAAAAGCTCATCAACCATTCAATTATTAAGTCGCTATTGGCAAATAATAGATCATAAGGGCAAAATAAATGAAATTGCCGGAGTTGGTGTTGTTGGAGAACAACCTGTAATAAAATCTGGAGAGGTATTCAAATATACAAGTGGAACATACTTAAATACACCATCAGGAATAATGCAGGGTAAATATGAATTTCTGAACGAAGAGAGCATAAAAACCTTTGATGTTATGATACCACTCTTTTCCTTAGACAGTCCATATGTTAACACTAGACCTCATTGA
- a CDS encoding iron ABC transporter permease, producing MFLRVFKNIFLFLVSVLFVCPILSLISILFTESANFGWVISRLFPEYILNTLILMVGVGLISFIFGVIPAWLTTFFSFPGSRIFEIALFFPISIPGYIVSFVYVNTLEFSGPIQSLLRDTFQLNKGNYWFPEIKSLGGGILVMGFSLYPYVYMLVRSSLKSVSNSVTIASTLGFSSLQSLFSVIIPSIRPSIIAGLSLVLMEVITDFGTPQFLAIDTFTTGIYRTWFLLHDKYSTTVLAVAELIFVATLIVIEKKLQKREISYSSINTNADYHNKRSINGSISLIFSYLMCLLPILIGFILPMIPLIYWSIEKGFFIYEARFYNIITNSISLSFITALISISIAIIIGYTARKNKVISNIARLISLGYAIPNAIIAISIIMFLSRISSFITQYIVEISLVGTIGALVYSYLFRFFAISFKAIESGLKKTPNEIEWTAYTMGHGPISTCLNIHIPLIKKSILSGFLLVFMDTVKELTATLIIRPFNFETISTRVYELVSDERYREAAPFSLMIVIIGLTSTIILFTLDDKNQK from the coding sequence ATGTTTCTGAGAGTATTTAAAAATATATTCTTGTTTTTAGTAAGTGTATTATTTGTCTGCCCTATACTATCGTTAATATCGATTCTATTTACAGAATCAGCAAACTTTGGATGGGTAATTAGTAGACTTTTTCCTGAATATATACTCAATACGTTGATTTTGATGGTAGGAGTGGGGTTAATATCCTTTATATTTGGAGTAATTCCAGCTTGGCTTACTACATTTTTTTCGTTTCCCGGAAGTAGAATTTTTGAGATTGCCTTATTCTTTCCGATATCAATTCCTGGATATATAGTATCGTTTGTTTATGTAAACACGTTAGAGTTTTCAGGTCCAATTCAGAGCTTGTTAAGAGATACTTTTCAATTGAACAAAGGTAACTATTGGTTTCCCGAGATCAAATCCCTAGGTGGTGGAATATTAGTAATGGGATTTAGTCTATATCCATACGTTTATATGTTGGTCCGCTCAAGTCTAAAGAGCGTTAGTAACTCAGTCACTATTGCATCAACACTTGGGTTCTCCTCATTACAGAGTCTGTTTTCTGTCATCATACCCTCCATACGTCCATCAATTATAGCTGGGTTATCCTTGGTACTAATGGAAGTAATTACAGATTTCGGCACACCACAGTTTCTTGCTATCGATACTTTCACGACAGGAATATACCGTACTTGGTTTTTATTGCATGACAAATATTCAACTACTGTTTTGGCAGTTGCAGAACTGATTTTCGTTGCAACACTAATAGTTATCGAGAAAAAACTACAAAAAAGAGAAATATCTTACTCTTCAATCAATACTAATGCAGATTATCACAATAAACGTAGTATAAACGGTTCTATATCGTTGATCTTTTCTTATCTTATGTGTTTATTGCCGATATTAATAGGCTTTATTTTACCAATGATTCCACTTATATATTGGAGCATAGAGAAAGGCTTTTTCATATACGAAGCAAGATTTTATAATATAATAACAAACAGTATTAGTTTATCATTTATTACCGCGCTAATCTCGATCAGCATTGCAATAATTATTGGATATACAGCACGTAAAAATAAGGTAATAAGCAATATAGCACGTCTCATTTCTCTTGGATATGCAATTCCAAATGCAATTATTGCAATTAGCATAATAATGTTTTTAAGCAGAATATCTTCTTTCATTACTCAATATATTGTAGAAATTAGCTTGGTAGGAACTATTGGCGCATTAGTTTACTCATATTTATTTCGTTTTTTTGCTATATCTTTCAAGGCGATAGAGTCGGGACTCAAAAAAACACCAAATGAAATTGAATGGACTGCATATACTATGGGTCATGGACCTATTTCCACGTGCCTGAATATTCATATTCCCCTTATCAAGAAAAGCATACTATCGGGATTTCTGCTCGTGTTTATGGATACGGTAAAAGAACTCACGGCAACACTAATTATCAGACCATTTAATTTTGAAACTATATCAACTAGAGTATATGAACTTGTCAGCGATGAGCGTTACAGAGAAGCTGCCCCATTTTCGTTAATGATAGTTATTATAGGTTTAACCTCTACAATAATCTTATTCACACTTGATGATAAGAATCAAAAATAA
- a CDS encoding rhodanese-related sulfurtransferase yields MSFVIATFYHFVKLSNYYDMKDEIKVACDNVELKGTILLAEEGINATVSGERNAIDKILDFLRSDDRLKGLTWKESSAEYQPFSKMKVRLKREIVNLGVSNLGTSVRGQYVDPEHWDDFVSQPDVLVIDTRNEYEVKLGKFKNAINPHTQRFRDFPQWAESFSESKDLKVAMYCTGGIRCEKSTAYMKSLGFNDVYHLKGGILSYLEKTHNKSGSWEGECFVFDDRIAVDHSLAPSDKIKCIFCSSKVSTDELKSVSRGQVVCSDCKSLSIERNSEYNTNL; encoded by the coding sequence ATGAGTTTTGTCATTGCAACTTTCTATCATTTTGTAAAACTCTCTAATTATTATGACATGAAAGACGAAATAAAAGTTGCATGCGACAACGTTGAATTAAAAGGTACTATACTCCTTGCAGAAGAGGGTATTAATGCAACTGTATCTGGAGAAAGAAACGCAATTGATAAAATACTTGATTTTCTACGTTCTGATGACAGGCTAAAAGGTCTTACTTGGAAAGAGAGCTCGGCAGAATATCAACCATTTAGTAAGATGAAAGTGAGATTAAAAAGAGAAATTGTGAATCTTGGTGTAAGTAATCTCGGTACTTCCGTTAGAGGCCAGTACGTTGATCCAGAACATTGGGATGATTTTGTCTCTCAACCTGATGTTTTAGTAATAGACACACGAAACGAGTACGAAGTAAAACTAGGCAAGTTTAAAAATGCAATTAACCCACATACTCAACGTTTTCGCGATTTTCCTCAGTGGGCAGAGTCTTTCTCTGAGAGTAAAGATCTGAAAGTGGCTATGTACTGCACTGGTGGAATCAGATGCGAGAAATCTACAGCATATATGAAAAGCCTTGGATTTAACGATGTTTACCACCTTAAAGGCGGTATTCTTTCCTACCTTGAAAAAACTCACAACAAAAGTGGTAGTTGGGAGGGCGAGTGTTTTGTTTTTGATGATAGAATTGCTGTTGATCACTCACTCGCCCCAAGTGATAAAATAAAATGCATATTCTGCTCAAGTAAAGTTTCAACTGATGAGCTGAAATCAGTTTCACGTGGCCAGGTAGTTTGCTCTGATTGTAAATCTTTAAGTATTGAAAGAAATTCAGAATACAACACGAACCTTTAA
- a CDS encoding type II toxin-antitoxin system RelE family toxin, producing the protein MDYKIKFLKNVTEKDLPALPIKIESRVNKAIQERLTVDPVNLGEPLYHSFKGFRRLRVGDYRIMYYTDTKKHEVTIVTIGHRDTIYEKALKVLNNYVLQ; encoded by the coding sequence GTGGATTACAAGATTAAATTTTTGAAGAATGTCACTGAAAAAGATCTTCCAGCTTTACCGATAAAAATAGAATCAAGAGTAAATAAAGCAATACAGGAACGCCTTACAGTCGATCCAGTTAATCTTGGTGAGCCTTTATATCATAGCTTTAAAGGGTTCAGAAGACTAAGGGTTGGCGACTATCGTATCATGTATTATACAGACACCAAAAAACATGAAGTAACTATCGTTACAATAGGACATAGAGACACTATTTACGAGAAGGCTCTTAAAGTACTAAATAACTATGTTCTTCAATAA
- a CDS encoding type II toxin-antitoxin system RelE/ParE family toxin: MEYTIIFLDSVLEKDLPSLPKKVRSRAVDAINERLTVDPVNLGEPLYHSFKGFRRLRVGDYRIMYCADTTKYEVTIVTIGHRDTIYEKALKVLKNYVFQ; encoded by the coding sequence TTGGAATACACTATTATCTTCCTAGACAGTGTTCTTGAAAAAGATCTTCCAAGTCTTCCAAAAAAAGTACGGTCAAGAGCTGTAGATGCAATAAATGAGCGACTTACAGTCGATCCAGTGAATCTTGGTGAGCCTTTATACCATAGCTTTAAAGGGTTCAGAAGACTAAGGGTTGGTGACTATCGTATCATGTATTGTGCAGACACCACAAAATATGAAGTAACTATCGTTACAATAGGACATAGAGACACCATTTACGAGAAAGCTTTGAAAGTACTTAAGAACTATGTTTTTCAATAA
- a CDS encoding DUF2163 domain-containing protein — MQTKLKNHLAGELLTIATCWKLTLVGGEVMGFTDYDEDLNLNNILYKSSSGFIASSIILNSDLRTDNLEIEGILNSVDIKEKDVLSGRYDFANIEIFLVNYKDLSQGIMNLHAGTFGKVTLNSGRFIAEIRGLGTKLERSITELYSPVCRAQFCDNRCKADAKKFSRMSTITKVIDERRFEDTNLIESDGYYKHGVVKFFSSATFEVIVKEYKNKVVTLFASPPYQISTGDKYSILAGCDKAFLTCKNKFNNTVNFRGEPYIPVV; from the coding sequence ATGCAAACCAAACTAAAAAACCATTTAGCTGGAGAATTACTTACCATCGCTACTTGCTGGAAATTAACACTTGTAGGTGGAGAAGTAATGGGATTTACTGACTATGATGAAGATTTAAATCTCAATAATATACTCTATAAATCTTCAAGCGGTTTTATAGCCAGCAGTATAATATTAAATAGCGATTTGAGAACTGATAATCTAGAAATTGAAGGAATATTAAATAGTGTTGATATTAAAGAAAAAGATGTTTTATCAGGAAGGTATGACTTTGCAAATATTGAAATATTTCTTGTGAATTATAAAGATTTGAGTCAGGGAATTATGAATTTGCATGCAGGAACTTTTGGTAAAGTAACATTAAATAGCGGGAGGTTTATCGCTGAAATTAGAGGTCTTGGGACAAAGCTTGAGAGAAGCATAACAGAGCTATATTCTCCTGTATGCAGAGCACAATTTTGCGATAATAGATGTAAAGCTGATGCTAAAAAGTTTAGTAGAATGAGCACAATTACTAAAGTGATAGATGAAAGAAGATTTGAAGACACTAATTTAATCGAAAGTGATGGATATTATAAGCACGGAGTGGTAAAATTCTTTAGTTCAGCAACATTTGAAGTTATAGTTAAAGAATACAAAAATAAAGTAGTCACATTATTTGCTTCTCCTCCATATCAAATTTCTACCGGAGATAAATATTCGATACTTGCAGGTTGTGATAAAGCGTTTTTAACGTGCAAAAACAAGTTTAACAATACTGTGAATTTCCGTGGCGAACCATATATACCAGTTGTTTAG